One stretch of Segatella copri DNA includes these proteins:
- the pulA gene encoding type I pullulanase, which translates to MNIQKLIIAALTATVLPTSLNAQQTFNEMMYSKEKTMFILNAPTAQKSSVTLRLYKQGQGGKAYKTLKMKKLGDERWEATVKGDLKGKFYTFDIGKGETPGTFAKAVGVNGNRGAIVDLYDTDPSGWDKDVRPALKSPADLVVYELHVRDFSISPTSGLKYKGKYLALTEPKAIEYLKNLGINAIHFQPVFDFASIDETRLDKPQFNWGYDPKNYNVPEGSYATDPYSPATRIKEFKEMVMALHKAGIRVIFDAVYNHTFDINGSNFQRTYPDYYYRKTKDGKYSDGSGCGNETASEKPLMRQFMLESVKYWIDEYHIDGFRFDLMGVHDIETMQAIREMVNRIDPSIYIYGEGWSAGSCAYPTEKLAVKANTQQLKGIGAFSDDMRDALRGPFSDDHQGALLAGLTGQEESLKFGIVGGIAHPQVDMTKVNYDKKPWTNNPTEQISYVSCHDDMCLVDRLKASIASLTDKNIPEAMRTAELLRIDKLAQTCVFTSQGVPFILAGEEMLRDKKGVHNSYNSPDSINQFTWTNLQKYPQAFAYYKSLIQLRKNHPAFRLSTGDKVRQHLEFLPCQDANGNKQTCLVGFQLKNLEGIDAWKNIIVIYNFNKEAKKMQIPEGSYTVACCNGVINEEGLGFVSGKEAEIAPQSALILYQK; encoded by the coding sequence ATGAATATCCAAAAACTAATAATTGCAGCATTGACAGCAACCGTTTTACCAACTTCATTGAATGCCCAACAGACATTCAATGAGATGATGTATTCCAAGGAGAAAACCATGTTTATCCTGAATGCTCCAACAGCCCAAAAGTCTTCTGTAACCCTCCGACTTTATAAGCAAGGTCAGGGAGGAAAGGCTTATAAAACGCTGAAAATGAAGAAGTTGGGTGATGAACGCTGGGAGGCTACCGTAAAGGGCGACCTCAAGGGAAAGTTCTATACCTTTGATATTGGCAAGGGTGAAACACCAGGTACATTTGCCAAAGCAGTAGGTGTGAACGGAAACCGTGGCGCCATCGTAGATTTGTATGATACTGATCCATCTGGATGGGATAAGGACGTGCGTCCTGCCCTGAAATCGCCAGCCGATCTCGTTGTCTACGAGCTTCACGTGCGTGATTTCTCCATTTCTCCTACATCCGGCTTGAAATATAAGGGTAAATATCTCGCCCTCACCGAGCCTAAGGCCATCGAATATCTCAAGAATCTGGGCATCAACGCCATCCACTTCCAGCCTGTATTCGATTTCGCTTCTATAGATGAGACCCGACTCGACAAACCACAGTTCAACTGGGGTTATGATCCGAAGAACTATAATGTGCCGGAAGGCAGTTACGCTACCGACCCTTATTCTCCAGCAACCCGCATCAAGGAGTTCAAGGAGATGGTGATGGCGCTGCATAAGGCAGGCATCCGAGTGATTTTCGATGCCGTATATAACCATACTTTCGATATCAACGGCAGCAATTTCCAGCGTACCTATCCTGATTATTATTATCGTAAGACCAAGGATGGTAAGTATTCTGACGGTTCTGGCTGTGGCAACGAGACTGCTTCAGAGAAGCCTCTCATGCGCCAGTTTATGCTGGAGAGCGTGAAATACTGGATAGACGAATATCATATCGATGGTTTCCGTTTCGACCTGATGGGCGTTCATGACATCGAAACCATGCAGGCTATCCGTGAGATGGTAAACCGCATCGATCCTAGCATCTATATTTATGGTGAGGGATGGAGTGCAGGCAGCTGTGCTTATCCTACCGAAAAACTGGCGGTGAAGGCGAATACCCAGCAGCTCAAGGGCATTGGTGCTTTCAGCGATGATATGCGCGATGCGCTCCGTGGTCCTTTCTCTGATGACCATCAGGGTGCGCTTTTGGCTGGTCTTACAGGTCAGGAGGAGAGCCTGAAGTTCGGTATTGTGGGTGGCATTGCTCATCCGCAGGTGGATATGACAAAGGTGAACTATGACAAGAAGCCTTGGACCAACAATCCTACCGAGCAGATCAGTTATGTAAGCTGCCACGACGATATGTGTCTGGTAGACCGTCTGAAGGCAAGCATCGCATCTCTTACCGACAAGAATATCCCTGAAGCAATGCGTACAGCCGAGTTGCTCCGCATCGATAAGCTTGCGCAGACCTGCGTCTTCACTTCCCAGGGTGTTCCTTTCATCCTTGCCGGCGAGGAGATGCTTCGCGACAAGAAGGGAGTACACAATAGTTATAATTCTCCTGACAGCATCAACCAGTTTACCTGGACCAATCTGCAGAAGTATCCGCAGGCGTTTGCTTATTACAAAAGTCTGATCCAGCTCCGCAAGAATCATCCAGCCTTCCGTCTTTCAACAGGCGATAAGGTACGTCAGCATCTGGAGTTCCTGCCTTGTCAGGATGCCAATGGCAACAAGCAGACTTGCCTCGTAGGTTTCCAGCTTAAGAACCTGGAGGGCATTGATGCCTGGAAGAACATCATCGTGATCTATAACTTCAATAAGGAGGCA